One genomic region from Ammospiza caudacuta isolate bAmmCau1 chromosome 1, bAmmCau1.pri, whole genome shotgun sequence encodes:
- the ZNF467 gene encoding zinc finger protein 467, with translation MEAPGCTGSEWLVVPKSEVPPEDDRDDPGEAELHDSGPWLVRKVKVEEEDDEAEAWAAAAGTGAPLAPPPLPGAFPPEPAGPPGIAGACKAEEPCPEELGYGVLPAWGPGPHLDSLGIAFGMGTGTGAGMSPGPGGCGRRSQPGPRPFCCPQCGKAFGKKAHLTRHLRVHTGERPFPCPHCGRRFRQRIHLRSHLRTHTGERPYPCPRCARRFRKKTHLDRHLRTHTGERPHPCPRCARRFAHRQHLLRHLRLHGDPAPGHGHGHGDGHGPAEEKPLPCPGCEISLAWKQSPAPHLGLHTGAVPGAGNGHLDEHGDGDGPAEENLLICPQCGTGIPWKQNSSSHLWQHLESQALGCAQDPQHPLQPPQEPGAQDPQHPAPVPTAELPFVQDPQLLPQVPGANGSRGCAQDPPPLLQPPQAPGAQDHEHQPRVPGAYDHQHRPQVPGAKSSQGHTQDPQDAPQVPPAQRPFTCPQCGRGFGRKAHLARHLLVHSGTRPHACTRCGRRFSSKTNLGRHQAVHTGLRPHHCARCGRGFTRKTHLERHERTHGTGTGTGTGMGTGTGMDTGMATETGTTGAGMATATAVTGTGVTGSQLGWPEPPTLCP, from the exons ATGGAAGCACCGGGATGCACTGGCTCAG AATGGCTGGTGGTCCCCAAGTCGGAGGTGCCCCCCGAGGATGACAGGGATGATCCAGGGGAGGCGGAGCTGCACGACTCAG GGCCGTGGCTGGTGCGGAAGGTgaaggtggaggaggaggacgatGAGGCCGAGGCCTGGGCGGCCGCAGCCGGAACCGGGGCCCCGCTGGCGCCGCCGCCCCTGCCCGGCGCCTTCCCCCCCGAGCCCGCCGGGCCCCCGGGCATCGCCGGCGCCTGCAAGGCGGAGGAGCCGTGCCCCGAGGAGCTGGGCTACGGGGTGCTGCCGGCCTGGGGGCCGGGGCCGCACCTGGACAGCCTCGGGATCGCCTTCGGGATGGGCACGGGCACGGGCGCGGGGAtgagccccggccccggcgggtGCGGGCGCCGCTCGCAGCCCGGCCCGCGGCCCTTCTGCTGCCCGCAGTGCGGGAAGGCCTTCGGCAAGAAGGCGCACCTGACGCGGCACCTGCGCGTGCACACGGGCGAGCGGCCCTTCCCGTGCCCGCACTGCGGCCGCCGCTTCCGCCAGCGCATCCACCTGCGCTCGCACCTGCGCACGCACACCGGCGAGCGGCCCTACCCCTGCCCGCGCTGCGCCCGCCGCTTCCGCAAGAAAACGCACCTGGACCGGCACCTGCGCACGCACACCGGGGAGCGGCCGCACCCCTGCCCGCGCTGCGCCCGCCGCTTCGCCCACCGCCAGCACCTGCTGCGCCACCTGCGCCTGCACGGGGACCCCGCCCCGGGCcacgggcacgggcacgggGATGGGCACGGCCCTGCCGAGGAGAAGCCgctgccctgcccgggctgTGAGATCAGCCTCGCCTGGAAGCAGAGCCCCGCGCCGCACCTGGGGCTGCACACGGGAGCGGTGCCGGGAGCTGGGAACGGACACCTGGATGAGCACGGGGACGGGGACGGCCCTGCCGAGGAGAATCTGCTCATTTGCCCCCAGTGTGGCACGGGCATCCCCTGGAAGCAGAACTCGTCATCGCACCTGTGGCAGCACCTGGAGAGCCAAGCCCTCGGCTGTGCCCAggacccccagcaccccctgcagcccccacaggAGCCCGGGGCCCAGGACCCGCAGCACCCCGCACCGGTGCCCACGGCCGAGCTCCCCTTCGTGCAggacccccagctcctgccacaggTGCCCGGTGCCAACGGCAGCCGTGGCTGTGCCCAGGACCCCCcgcccctcctgcagcccccgcAGGCACCCGGTGCTCAGGACCACGAGCACCAGCCTCGGGTTCCTGGTGCCTACGACCACCAGCACCGGCCGCAGGTGCCCGGTGCCAAAAGCAGCCAGGGCCacacccaggacccccaggacGCCCCGCAGGTGCCCCCTGCCCAGCGCCCCTTCACGTGCCCCCAGTGCGGGCGCGGCTTCGGGCGCAAGGCGCACCTGGCGCGGCACCTGCTGGTGCACTCGGGCACGCGGCCCCACGCCTGCACCCGCTGCGGCCGCCGCTTCAGCTCCAAGACCAACCTGGGCCGGCACCAGGCCGTGCACACGGGGCTGCGGCCGCACCACTGCGCCCGCTGCGGCCGCGGCTTCACCCGCAAAACGCACCTGGAGCGCCACGAGCGCACGCACGGcacgggcacgggcacgggGACGGGCATGGGGAcgggcacagggatggacacGGGGATGGCGACGGAGACGGGCACCACCGGTGCGGGGATGGCCACGGCCACCGCTGTCACTGGCACCGGTGTCA